A portion of the Calothrix sp. 336/3 genome contains these proteins:
- a CDS encoding tetratricopeptide repeat protein: MIMILGFVAIKIFSHNSNQSNQNNTLQTNTSSIGKRDSPQQANTPLPASTKNPNQVNQWRSQIANLQQDLKKYQKSGDITKQISTLNAIAILHNDMGESTNAIAYLQQAQTKLNTANIPPGEKSVMESELLTGFGTVYADTGNYSQVLEATRKISAIRNNSLNRLGDVPETSQPIQSPKIDPKEDIRMLYSIATMQQERGKIREALGTAEAALDIAKKAGDKTGESQISLYIDSLRQQL, encoded by the coding sequence ATGATCATGATTTTGGGATTTGTAGCGATAAAAATATTTTCCCACAATAGCAATCAAAGTAATCAAAACAATACACTGCAAACAAATACATCAAGCATAGGAAAACGAGACAGCCCGCAACAAGCTAACACACCACTTCCAGCCAGCACAAAAAACCCAAACCAAGTAAATCAGTGGCGATCGCAAATCGCAAACTTACAGCAAGACCTAAAAAAATACCAAAAAAGCGGCGATATCACAAAACAAATCTCCACATTGAACGCGATCGCCATACTTCATAATGACATGGGTGAGTCAACAAACGCGATCGCATACTTACAGCAAGCCCAAACCAAACTCAATACAGCGAATATACCCCCAGGGGAAAAATCCGTGATGGAGTCCGAGTTATTGACTGGATTCGGGACAGTGTATGCAGACACGGGAAATTATTCCCAGGTTTTGGAAGCTACCAGAAAAATCTCCGCCATTCGCAATAATTCCCTGAATCGACTTGGGGATGTTCCAGAAACATCTCAACCAATTCAGTCACCCAAAATTGATCCAAAAGAAGATATTAGGATGCTCTATAGTATCGCAACGATGCAGCAAGAACGTGGCAAAATCCGTGAAGCCCTGGGTACAGCAGAAGCTGCATTGGATATAGCGAAGAAAGCAGGGGATAAGACAGGAGAATCGCAGATAAGTCTTTACATCGATTCTTTACGCCAGCAATTGTAA
- a CDS encoding AAA-like domain-containing protein: MTQSQDIYQVGGSLPPHAPTYVIRPADEDLYQGLKAGDFCYVLNSRQMGKSSLRVRVMQRLQAEGCACAAIDITAIGTVDITPEEWYAGVIDTLVGVFKLYTDFDLEVWWQENNLLSPVQKLGKFIESVLLVKITEKIVIFIDEIDSILSLNFKDDFFAAIRACYNQRVDQPEYQRLTFALLGVATPGDLMSDKKRTPFNLGTAIQLCGFELESATPLVQGLVGKVENTQEVLNQFAIRNSQFAITLCNGDFTPQTLLKEVLFWTGGQPFLTQKVCKILGSRLALSAVEGEQGEEDVSRWVGEVIKTQIIDNWEAQDEPEHLRTIRDRITRNEQRAGRLLGLYQQILQQGELPTDNSSEQMELRLTGLVVKEDGKLRVYNRIYQGVFNGEWVEKELAKMRPYSQALTVWLESNRTDESRLLRGQALQDALDWAKDKSLGDEDYRFLAASQELDKREIQFALAETEKKAQRIIADAERKAKRTTRMGFGILAVGIVGITGAGLYAQKLINDAETATTLERDANSALGLFDTSQIDGLFLATKTGQDLKKLLGKRPYIDNYPVLLALKRILSDIRERNHLTGHTSAVNNANFSPDGKRIVTASLDKTTRVWDTFTTVTELKGHTYAVNSTIFSPDGKAIVTASADKIARVWDTSGKVLAQFKGHTSTVNSARFSPDGKRILTASSDNTARVWDTSGKVLAQFKGHTSSVISVIFSPDGKRILTASWDKTARLWDTSGQVLTQFKGHKSAVNSAIFSPDGKRILSASWDKTARLWDTSGQVLTQFKGHKSAVNSAIFSPDGKRILTASGDKTARLWDTSGKVLAQFKGHKSAVNSAIFSPDGKRILTTSSDNSARLWDTSGEELNQLKGYTDAVYSAIFSPSGEIILTTSGDNIVSTQLWQMAELDDLLTRGCDWLSDYLAVNIRKLQELEVCQQNTSIKIAAVASLVKLGEDVAKAGNVEEAVAILKTALKWNSQLKFDPQKKTQELVNQEKAKHRVREGVSLVKYTQKTTMVNGQVNVRKSEANVFVILRHKTKPDTNSDVKEIHPIENIKNAITAYQQAQKLDAKVEIDANSWNNLCKQGSLYELAKDVMFACENAVKLAPDNGSIRDSRGLARALTGDYQGAIPDFEAFITQTDDKKIKAQRQGWVKTLRQGKNPFTKEVLEKLRN; encoded by the coding sequence ATGACCCAATCTCAAGATATATACCAAGTTGGGGGAAGTCTTCCTCCTCATGCACCAACCTATGTCATCCGTCCAGCTGATGAAGATTTATATCAAGGATTAAAAGCGGGGGACTTTTGCTATGTGTTAAATTCTCGGCAGATGGGGAAGTCAAGTTTGCGGGTGCGGGTGATGCAACGTTTACAGGCTGAGGGTTGTGCTTGTGCGGCGATTGATATTACGGCGATTGGGACTGTGGATATTACCCCAGAGGAGTGGTATGCGGGGGTAATTGATACTTTGGTGGGGGTTTTTAAACTTTATACTGATTTTGATTTAGAGGTTTGGTGGCAAGAAAATAACTTGCTCTCCCCGGTGCAGAAGTTGGGGAAGTTTATTGAGTCGGTTTTGTTGGTGAAAATTACTGAGAAGATTGTGATTTTTATTGATGAAATTGACAGTATTCTTAGCTTAAATTTTAAAGATGATTTTTTTGCGGCGATTCGTGCCTGTTATAACCAACGGGTTGATCAACCAGAGTATCAACGCTTGACTTTTGCCCTGTTGGGGGTGGCGACTCCTGGGGATTTGATGAGTGATAAAAAGCGGACTCCGTTTAATTTGGGGACGGCGATTCAACTTTGTGGGTTTGAGTTGGAATCAGCTACACCGTTAGTACAGGGTTTGGTGGGTAAGGTCGAAAATACCCAAGAGGTGTTAAACCAATTCGCAATTCGCAATTCGCAATTCGCAATTACGTTGTGTAATGGAGATTTTACCCCCCAAACTTTGTTAAAGGAGGTGCTGTTTTGGACGGGGGGACAGCCTTTTTTGACCCAAAAGGTATGTAAGATTTTAGGGAGCAGGCTTGCCCTGAGCGCAGTCGAAGGGGAGCAGGGGGAGGAAGATGTATCGAGATGGGTAGGGGAGGTGATCAAAACCCAGATTATTGACAACTGGGAAGCCCAGGATGAACCGGAACACCTCAGAACTATCCGCGATAGGATTACCCGCAACGAACAGCGTGCAGGTAGGTTACTGGGGCTATATCAACAAATTTTACAACAGGGAGAATTACCCACGGACAACAGCTCGGAACAGATGGAATTGCGGTTGACGGGTTTGGTGGTAAAGGAAGATGGCAAGTTACGGGTGTATAACCGCATTTACCAAGGGGTGTTTAATGGGGAGTGGGTGGAGAAAGAACTGGCGAAAATGCGCCCCTATTCCCAGGCTTTGACGGTTTGGTTGGAGAGTAACCGCACAGATGAATCGCGGTTGCTGCGGGGACAGGCTTTGCAGGATGCTTTGGATTGGGCAAAAGATAAAAGCTTAGGTGATGAAGATTATCGGTTTTTGGCTGCGAGTCAGGAGTTGGACAAGCGAGAGATTCAATTTGCGTTAGCGGAAACGGAGAAAAAAGCACAACGAATCATTGCGGATGCGGAACGTAAAGCTAAACGTACAACTCGTATGGGTTTCGGTATATTAGCCGTGGGAATTGTCGGGATAACAGGGGCTGGTTTGTATGCCCAAAAATTAATCAATGATGCCGAGACAGCTACTACTCTGGAACGGGACGCAAATAGTGCTTTAGGACTTTTTGATACATCCCAAATAGATGGGTTATTCTTAGCAACGAAAACTGGACAAGATTTAAAAAAACTACTAGGGAAGCGTCCTTATATAGACAATTATCCAGTACTTCTAGCTTTAAAACGTATTTTGTCTGATATCCGCGAGCGCAATCATCTCACAGGACACACATCTGCTGTCAACAACGCCAATTTTAGCCCCGATGGCAAACGCATTGTCACCGCATCCTTAGACAAAACCACCCGAGTGTGGGATACCTTTACGACGGTAACTGAACTTAAAGGACATACATACGCTGTCAACAGCACTATATTTAGCCCCGATGGCAAAGCAATTGTCACTGCTTCAGCCGACAAAATCGCCCGGGTTTGGGATACTTCTGGAAAGGTATTAGCTCAATTTAAAGGACATACATCCACTGTCAACAGTGCTAGATTTAGCCCTGATGGTAAACGCATTCTCACTGCTTCATCTGACAACACTGCCAGGGTTTGGGATACTTCCGGCAAGGTATTAGCTCAATTTAAAGGACATACATCCTCTGTCATCAGCGTCATATTTAGCCCCGATGGCAAACGCATTCTCACTGCTTCTTGGGACAAAACCGCCCGGCTTTGGGATACTTCCGGCCAGGTATTAACTCAATTTAAAGGGCATAAATCTGCTGTCAACAGCGCCATATTTAGTCCCGATGGCAAACGCATTCTCAGTGCTTCTTGGGACAAAACCGCCCGGCTTTGGGATACTTCCGGCCAGGTATTAACTCAATTTAAAGGGCATAAATCTGCTGTCAACAGCGCCATATTTAGCCCCGATGGCAAACGCATTCTCACTGCTTCAGGCGACAAAACCGCCCGACTTTGGGATACTTCCGGCAAGGTATTAGCTCAATTTAAAGGGCATAAATCTGCTGTCAACAGCGCCATATTTAGCCCCGATGGCAAACGCATTCTCACTACTTCCTCAGACAATAGCGCCCGACTTTGGGATACCTCTGGTGAGGAATTAAATCAACTTAAAGGCTATACAGACGCTGTTTACAGTGCCATATTTAGCCCTAGTGGCGAAATCATTCTCACCACTTCAGGTGACAATATCGTTTCTACCCAGTTGTGGCAGATGGCGGAATTAGATGATTTGCTAACAAGAGGTTGTGATTGGTTAAGCGATTATTTGGCAGTAAATATCAGAAAACTGCAAGAATTAGAAGTATGTCAACAAAACACATCTATAAAGATAGCAGCAGTCGCATCTTTGGTGAAACTTGGGGAAGACGTAGCGAAAGCGGGTAATGTTGAGGAGGCAGTTGCTATTTTGAAGACGGCTTTGAAGTGGAATTCTCAATTAAAGTTTGACCCACAGAAAAAAACCCAAGAGTTAGTAAATCAAGAAAAAGCTAAACACCGGGTTCGTGAAGGTGTTAGTCTTGTTAAATACACTCAAAAGACGACGATGGTCAATGGTCAGGTAAACGTAAGAAAGTCAGAAGCCAATGTTTTTGTAATTCTAAGACACAAAACAAAACCCGATACTAATTCAGATGTTAAAGAGATACATCCTATAGAAAACATAAAAAATGCAATTACAGCTTATCAGCAAGCCCAAAAACTTGATGCCAAAGTAGAAATTGATGCTAATAGCTGGAATAATCTTTGTAAGCAAGGCAGTTTATATGAATTAGCGAAAGATGTGATGTTTGCCTGTGAAAATGCTGTTAAACTTGCCCCGGATAATGGCAGTATTCGTGATAGTCGGGGGTTAGCCAGGGCATTGACGGGGGATTACCAAGGCGCTATACCCGATTTTGAGGCGTTTATTACCCAGACTGATGATAAAAAAATCAAAGCACAACGGCAAGGGTGGGTGAAGACTCTGCGGCAGGGCAAAAATCCATTTACTAAGGAAGTGTTGGAGAAATTGCGCAATTAG
- a CDS encoding AAA-like domain-containing protein — MKKILILAANPSNASKLRLDQEVREIEAGLQRCKYREQFQIISKWAVRPDTLRQALLDHEPQIVHFCGHGSGVEGLALENQSGQMQLVSTSSLAGLFALFKGKIDCVVLNACYGEIQAEAIYEHVGCVIGMKQTIGDNAAIEFAKGFYDGLGAGRTLDDAFHFGCNAIDLEAIPESSTPIIKSKSSHHLNNQNLNYPNVSQSLTGEPDTNQKLNKIEINNQESASISRDILLESPPIDLDIQNPINTLVAAKFPLENPEGQVPLNSPFYVERPPNESDCYETILQSAALIRIKAPRQLGKTSLMSRVLHHAKSRGYQTVSLNFQSADAEFLGSLDGFLQWFCASIADSLNLADRLDEYWRGILGSKNKCTRYFERYLFAEINSPIALGLDEVDQVFKHPEIASDFFGLLRAWHERAKNEVEWQKLALIIVHSKEVYIPLNINQSPFNVGVPIELPDLNREQVQDLIQRHGLNFTDSQVEQLINLVDGHPYLLRMALYQIARGRITLERLIEIAPTEEGPYSDHLRRHLLNLQEDEELLAAFKRVVGTYKPVDVGTTAAFKLRSMGLVKLRGNEVMPLCNLYRQYFGDRLN; from the coding sequence GTGAAGAAAATCCTAATTTTAGCCGCTAACCCTAGTAATGCTTCTAAACTGCGTCTTGATCAAGAAGTGCGGGAAATTGAAGCAGGATTGCAACGTTGTAAATATCGGGAACAATTTCAAATTATCTCGAAATGGGCTGTGCGTCCAGATACCTTACGCCAAGCTTTATTAGACCACGAACCGCAAATCGTCCATTTTTGTGGACATGGTTCTGGGGTGGAAGGTTTAGCTTTAGAAAATCAGTCGGGACAGATGCAACTGGTTAGTACAAGCTCTTTAGCAGGATTATTTGCCCTGTTCAAAGGTAAAATCGACTGTGTTGTTCTCAATGCCTGTTATGGTGAAATCCAAGCCGAGGCTATTTACGAGCATGTGGGTTGCGTCATTGGCATGAAACAGACAATTGGTGATAATGCAGCAATTGAATTTGCTAAGGGTTTTTATGATGGTTTAGGTGCTGGTCGCACCTTGGATGATGCTTTTCACTTCGGTTGCAATGCAATTGATTTAGAAGCTATTCCTGAAAGTTCCACCCCAATAATTAAAAGTAAATCTTCTCATCACCTAAATAATCAAAATCTAAATTACCCCAATGTGAGCCAGTCCCTTACAGGGGAACCAGATACTAATCAAAAGCTTAATAAAATTGAAATAAATAATCAAGAATCCGCATCTATCTCAAGAGATATTTTATTAGAATCTCCACCCATCGATCTTGATATTCAGAATCCGATAAATACTCTCGTGGCAGCAAAATTCCCCTTAGAAAATCCAGAGGGACAAGTACCCCTAAATTCCCCCTTTTATGTAGAGCGTCCACCCAATGAAAGCGATTGTTACGAGACTATTTTGCAATCTGCGGCTTTGATTCGCATTAAAGCACCCCGACAGTTAGGCAAAACTTCCTTAATGTCACGGGTTCTTCACCATGCAAAGTCAAGGGGTTATCAAACCGTATCTCTGAATTTTCAATCTGCGGATGCGGAATTTCTCGGCAGTTTGGATGGATTTTTGCAATGGTTTTGTGCCAGTATCGCCGATAGTCTCAATTTAGCAGACCGATTGGATGAATATTGGCGGGGGATTTTGGGGAGTAAAAATAAATGTACAAGGTACTTCGAGAGATACTTATTTGCAGAGATTAATAGTCCGATCGCCTTGGGTTTGGATGAAGTCGATCAAGTATTTAAACATCCAGAAATTGCATCTGACTTTTTTGGGTTATTGCGAGCTTGGCACGAACGGGCAAAAAATGAAGTAGAGTGGCAAAAACTGGCTTTGATAATTGTCCATTCTAAGGAAGTTTATATTCCCCTCAACATTAATCAATCTCCCTTTAATGTGGGTGTACCAATTGAGTTACCTGATTTGAACCGGGAACAGGTACAAGATTTGATTCAGCGACATGGTTTAAATTTTACTGATTCCCAGGTGGAGCAGTTAATCAATTTAGTCGATGGACATCCATACTTACTGAGGATGGCTTTGTATCAAATAGCCCGTGGTAGAATCACTCTGGAAAGACTGATAGAAATTGCTCCCACAGAGGAAGGTCCCTACAGCGACCATTTGCGCCGTCATCTGCTAAATTTGCAGGAAGATGAGGAATTATTGGCAGCTTTTAAACGGGTAGTGGGGACATATAAACCCGTGGATGTGGGTACAACTGCGGCTTTTAAACTGCGGAGTATGGGGTTAGTTAAACTACGGGGAAATGAGGTGATGCCTTTGTGTAATTTGTATCGACAGTATTTTGGCGATCGCTTAAATTAA
- a CDS encoding Crp/Fnr family transcriptional regulator codes for MLTQDFTQLTLILRSLIDLPDDEAIKAVKLFQTSFLKRGEFFVRAGEMPKTIGIVMSGILRLYYVDADGNEYSKSFCTENSFVAAYSALLLQQPSRLFIQALEDTKLMIADYAAFRELSTMHPCWQSLNCKIAEFLFIKKEKRESSLLLDDATRRYLNFQAEYPGLETRIKQHHIASYLGITPVTLSRIRAQLRYSTEVASG; via the coding sequence ATGTTAACTCAAGATTTTACCCAATTAACCCTCATCCTGCGATCGCTGATCGATCTACCAGACGACGAAGCCATCAAAGCGGTAAAACTCTTTCAAACTAGTTTCTTGAAACGGGGTGAATTTTTTGTGCGGGCGGGTGAGATGCCTAAAACTATCGGGATTGTGATGTCAGGTATTCTGCGCTTATATTATGTTGATGCGGATGGCAACGAATACTCAAAATCCTTCTGTACTGAAAATAGTTTTGTCGCAGCTTATAGTGCTTTGTTATTGCAGCAACCCTCACGACTATTTATTCAGGCATTGGAAGATACAAAATTAATGATTGCTGATTATGCTGCCTTTCGAGAACTGTCAACAATGCATCCCTGTTGGCAAAGTCTGAATTGTAAAATTGCAGAATTTTTGTTCATTAAAAAAGAAAAGCGAGAAAGTTCCTTGCTTTTAGATGATGCAACAAGGCGCTATTTAAATTTTCAAGCAGAATATCCTGGTTTAGAAACACGCATAAAGCAACATCATATTGCATCCTATCTCGGCATTACCCCTGTCACCTTAAGCCGCATTCGTGCCCAACTGCGATACTCCACAGAAGTCGCTTCAGGATAA
- a CDS encoding SDR family oxidoreductase, with protein sequence MKTNHNTVLITGGTSGIGLALAQRFLRERNTVIVTGTNAEKAQAVRHQLPAITVELADIRDRQALEKLVYNYPDVNILINNAGVQYNYDFADPAIAVEQIADELDINLLSPLYLTKLFLPQLLSHSQAAIINVSSGLGIVPKQSAPIYCASKAAIHSFSKSLRWQLEATSVQVFEIIPPMVDTAMTQGRGRGKITPEALVKEFWRDFSRNSPEIRIGKTKLLFILQRLMPTLAERIMRPGL encoded by the coding sequence GTGAAGACAAACCATAACACAGTTTTGATTACAGGTGGGACATCTGGCATCGGTTTGGCTTTAGCGCAACGGTTTCTGCGAGAAAGAAATACCGTGATTGTAACAGGTACCAATGCTGAAAAAGCCCAAGCCGTGAGACATCAACTGCCAGCTATAACCGTCGAACTTGCAGATATACGCGATCGCCAAGCTCTGGAAAAACTTGTCTATAATTACCCTGATGTGAACATTCTGATCAATAATGCAGGCGTTCAGTATAACTATGATTTCGCCGATCCCGCGATCGCAGTTGAGCAAATTGCTGACGAACTCGACATTAACTTACTCAGTCCGCTATATCTAACCAAACTTTTTCTACCACAGCTTTTGAGTCATTCTCAAGCAGCAATTATCAACGTTTCATCCGGGTTAGGAATTGTCCCCAAGCAAAGCGCCCCCATCTATTGTGCCAGTAAGGCTGCAATACACAGTTTTAGTAAAAGCTTACGCTGGCAATTAGAAGCAACGTCTGTACAAGTCTTTGAGATTATTCCGCCGATGGTGGATACGGCAATGACTCAAGGTAGAGGACGGGGAAAAATTACACCAGAAGCATTAGTTAAAGAATTTTGGCGGGATTTTAGCCGCAATTCCCCTGAGATACGCATTGGTAAAACCAAATTACTGTTTATCCTTCAGAGACTGATGCCAACGCTCGCAGAACGTATCATGCGTCCTGGGCTTTAA
- a CDS encoding Arm DNA-binding domain-containing protein, producing the protein MSAFAISFGGKRHYLSTGYTDSKANRKLAEMKARQIELHILCNNFDVTLERYRPQSQQVEFASSSENKTHASLADLWDSYTEYK; encoded by the coding sequence TTGTCTGCCTTTGCTATTAGTTTTGGGGGTAAACGTCATTATCTTTCAACTGGTTATACCGATAGCAAAGCCAATCGCAAGTTGGCGGAAATGAAGGCTCGGCAAATCGAGTTGCATATTCTCTGCAACAATTTTGATGTGACTTTGGAAAGATACAGACCCCAATCTCAGCAGGTTGAATTTGCATCATCTAGCGAGAATAAGACTCATGCTTCGCTAGCAGATTTATGGGATAGTTACACTGAGTACAAGTGA
- a CDS encoding XRE family transcriptional regulator, which produces MAKNVNEIMQKLPRDRVEKIEARAAQLIAEYMTLQDIRKARELTQEKMAEVLGIRQDSVSKLEKRTDLLLSTLRGYLNAMGGELELVVKFGDRPPVVITGLAELDGEDEQSLKA; this is translated from the coding sequence ATGGCAAAGAATGTGAATGAAATTATGCAAAAACTGCCACGCGATCGCGTTGAGAAAATCGAAGCGCGAGCAGCCCAGTTAATTGCAGAATATATGACGCTCCAGGATATCCGAAAAGCAAGGGAGCTTACCCAGGAAAAAATGGCAGAAGTATTGGGAATTCGCCAGGATAGTGTCTCGAAGTTAGAAAAGCGTACTGACCTGTTGCTTTCAACCCTGCGAGGCTATTTGAATGCAATGGGAGGGGAACTCGAACTTGTTGTTAAATTTGGCGATCGCCCACCTGTCGTAATTACTGGACTCGCAGAGTTGGATGGGGAGGATGAGCAAAGTTTGAAAGCATAA
- a CDS encoding IS5 family transposase (programmed frameshift), which produces MTRRYALRDDQWERIKDLLPGRKETVGVTAKDNRLFVEAVMYRYRAGIPWRDLPERFGDFRVVHTRFSRWAKRGVWQRVFEALADDADNEYAMIDSTIVRAHQHSAGARGGDASSEAIGRSKGGLSTKIHALVDALGNPIGFHLTPGQAYDLDGANVLLHEFAADTLLADKGYDADERVIERLEQQGEMSVIPPKRNRTVKREYDKDLYKARHLIENFFAKLKQYRAIATRYDKRARNFLGAIYLAATVIWLN; this is translated from the exons ATGACACGCCGCTATGCTTTGCGGGATGATCAGTGGGAACGCATCAAAGACCTACTACCAGGGCGGAAAGAGACAGTAGGAGTGACGGCTAAAGATAACCGATTGTTTGTCGAAGCAGTCATGTACCGTTATCGAGCAGGCATTCCTTGGCGGGACTTACCTGAGCGATTTGGGGATTTTCGAGTAGTTCATACCCGCTTTAGTCGATGGGCAAAGCGCGGAGTGTGGCAACGGGTGTTTGAGGCGTTAGCCGACGATGCAGACAACGAATACGCAATGATTGACTCGACCATTGTACGCGCCCACCAGCACAGTGCTGGGGCAAGGGG GGGGGATGCATCTAGCGAAGCCATTGGTCGTAGCAAAGGTGGATTGAGTACCAAAATTCATGCCCTAGTGGATGCTTTGGGCAATCCTATCGGTTTTCACCTGACTCCTGGGCAAGCATATGACCTGGATGGAGCGAATGTCCTGCTCCACGAGTTTGCTGCTGATACACTGCTTGCCGACAAGGGATATGATGCTGATGAGCGCGTTATTGAGCGACTAGAACAACAAGGTGAAATGTCAGTGATTCCGCCCAAGCGCAACCGTACTGTTAAGCGTGAGTATGACAAAGACTTATACAAAGCGAGACATCTAATTGAGAATTTCTTTGCCAAACTCAAGCAATATCGAGCAATTGCCACACGCTATGACAAACGGGCAAGGAACTTTTTAGGTGCAATTTATCTTGCTGCTACTGTTATCTGGCTTAATTGA
- a CDS encoding DEAD/DEAH box helicase, producing MPGVLSFAPGMRILCRDAEWLVQRVETSNDAGTEYAVHVVGVDDLVRGHQSIFFTQLDRIEPVDPRKTKLVPDNSNGFRRAKLFLEAQLRQMPAAGEEPDLLGLGAFDPMSFQVTSVRRALEQLRPRLLLADTVGLGKTIQVGMILTELMRRGRGDRILVLSKKSMLTQFQAELWNRFSIPLVRLDSQGIAKLRLRIPTNKNPFEIYHRVIISIDTLKDAGRYRHFLESAHWDVVVIDEAHNVAGASVPENHQAHRLAKLLSRRTDTMLLTTATPHNGKRETFGRLISLLDPSAIPDPRHREYDAEDIRGFYLMRFKEDVRNQIGEQLTDRVVVPIRETVIAASDAEERVYGILGELRQAAQTAKEVGQSSDWRNQRLIQYGLYKQFLSSPESCGSTVGKRVKKIQVENPQSPELRYLQKLEADLKQIDLEKSSRFQLLLQELGKIGWNGDGNSPRILVFTEYVETQKALAVAIAKKFKLKYSEKFEDQSKQAIAAINGSFPDIHLMSAVEAFGTKTSPVRMMIATDVASEGINLHHQCHHVIHYDLPWSIITLIQRNGRVDRIGQTQAPILRYLMVETKNGLLEGDSAIFARLIEKVEEINRSTRSGESLLKLYDPEKETEYIGERGFVTS from the coding sequence ATGCCTGGTGTGCTTAGTTTTGCTCCCGGAATGCGAATACTCTGCCGTGATGCGGAATGGCTGGTGCAGCGTGTGGAAACTTCTAATGATGCTGGGACGGAGTACGCGGTGCATGTGGTTGGGGTCGATGATTTGGTTCGGGGACACCAATCGATTTTTTTTACTCAGTTAGACCGAATTGAGCCGGTTGACCCGCGCAAAACTAAGTTGGTACCTGATAATTCCAATGGTTTTCGGCGAGCGAAATTATTTTTGGAAGCACAACTAAGACAGATGCCAGCAGCTGGTGAGGAACCTGATTTGCTCGGTTTAGGTGCGTTTGACCCGATGTCCTTTCAGGTAACATCGGTACGACGTGCGTTGGAGCAACTTCGTCCCCGGTTATTGCTTGCGGATACTGTTGGCTTGGGGAAAACCATCCAAGTTGGCATGATTTTAACGGAGTTAATGCGTCGGGGACGGGGCGATCGCATCTTGGTATTATCGAAAAAATCGATGTTGACGCAGTTTCAAGCGGAACTTTGGAACCGTTTTTCGATTCCGTTGGTGCGTTTGGATTCCCAGGGAATTGCTAAGTTGAGGTTGCGTATTCCCACGAATAAAAATCCTTTTGAAATTTACCATCGGGTCATAATTAGCATTGATACTCTCAAGGATGCGGGACGTTATCGCCACTTTTTGGAGTCAGCCCATTGGGATGTGGTTGTGATTGATGAAGCGCATAACGTTGCGGGGGCTAGTGTTCCCGAAAACCATCAAGCCCATCGTTTGGCAAAATTGCTGTCGCGACGCACGGATACAATGTTACTGACAACGGCAACTCCCCATAATGGTAAGCGAGAAACTTTTGGGCGGTTAATTTCCTTACTAGACCCTTCCGCAATTCCCGACCCCCGTCACCGCGAGTATGATGCGGAAGATATTCGTGGTTTTTATTTGATGCGGTTTAAGGAAGATGTCCGCAACCAAATAGGAGAGCAATTAACGGATCGAGTGGTTGTACCGATTCGAGAAACGGTAATTGCTGCTAGTGATGCCGAGGAGAGGGTTTACGGCATTTTAGGAGAGTTGCGACAAGCTGCCCAAACTGCCAAGGAAGTAGGGCAAAGTTCCGATTGGCGGAATCAGAGATTGATTCAATATGGTTTGTATAAACAGTTTCTTTCTAGCCCTGAATCCTGTGGGAGTACGGTCGGAAAACGGGTGAAAAAAATCCAGGTAGAAAATCCCCAAAGTCCAGAGTTAAGGTATTTACAAAAGCTAGAAGCCGACTTAAAGCAAATTGATTTGGAAAAATCATCGCGGTTTCAACTTTTACTTCAAGAACTGGGGAAAATAGGCTGGAATGGTGATGGGAATAGTCCCCGAATTCTCGTGTTTACGGAATATGTGGAGACACAAAAAGCCTTGGCAGTGGCGATCGCGAAGAAGTTTAAACTCAAATACAGCGAGAAATTTGAAGACCAATCCAAACAAGCGATCGCGGCGATTAATGGTTCTTTTCCTGATATCCATTTGATGTCTGCGGTAGAGGCTTTTGGGACGAAAACTTCCCCGGTACGGATGATGATTGCGACAGATGTGGCATCAGAAGGAATTAATTTACACCACCAATGTCATCATGTCATCCATTATGATTTACCTTGGTCGATTATTACTTTAATTCAGCGCAACGGACGGGTTGATCGGATTGGACAAACCCAAGCACCGATTTTGAGATATTTAATGGTAGAGACAAAAAATGGCTTACTTGAGGGGGATTCGGCAATTTTTGCTCGGTTAATTGAAAAAGTTGAGGAAATTAACCGTAGTACCCGTTCGGGAGAGAGTTTATTAAAGTTGTATGACCCGGAAAAAGAAACAGAATATATTGGAGAACGGGGATTCGTGACAAGTTAA